In Periophthalmus magnuspinnatus isolate fPerMag1 chromosome 9, fPerMag1.2.pri, whole genome shotgun sequence, the sequence GAGTACAAAGAAACCCAGTTTCTTTTGCAAGGTCAGATCTGGAAGGAACTGACATCTCTAGAAAAAGAAGAATGTAGACCTCAAAATGATGGctctaaaaacattaaagaatATAAAAATTTACTTCAAGAACAAAAGCATATACTTAGGCAGAAACAAATTTCTAGCACTATTTCAAAATCCATGTCCAGATTCGTTATTGCAATATCAAGCCGTGGAATTGAAAGGTGCTACTTTCTGAAATGGATGCGCCTTAATCTTGATAATCTTTCTCGGAAGAAGTTATCAGGCCTTTGAGAGCAGTACAAAGAGGAATCAAAAGAATCTAAGAACAAAGAAGTGATTCAAGATCTTGATCGTCAACTTTCAGGCAGTTCTCTGGGGATAGAGCATTTCTTTCGTGAAAtgggtcaaatatatgaagcgtCATTGTCTCTTACTGAAGACCACCCTCGTCATCTGCAGTCACAGCACTTACCCAGACTCTGCACAGAGCTGCTGCTGGAGGGACTCCCTCTGTAGCTGGTGGATGGAGATGTCTCAAACTTCCCTCTTAGATGGGTAAGCGATGTCCTGTCTGAGCTCCATCAGTTGGTGTCCTGCAAAAGTAGAATCTTAGTGGTCACAGTTCTGGGAGTCCAGAGCACTGGAAAGTCGCTCTCCTCAACACAATGTTTGGAGTACAGTTTGCAGTGAGCAGTGGACGTTGCACTAGAAGGGCCTTTATGCTCCTCATAAGAGTCAGtgaagaagtaaaaaaaatcttaatgatCATTGACACTGAGGGCCTGAAGTCTCCAAAGCTTGCAAAACTGGACAATAGTTATGAGCATGACAACGAGCTGACCACCCTTGTTGTGGGGTTAAGTGACATCACTTTAGTAAATATTGCAATGGAGAACTATACTGAAATGAAGGACATCCTGCAGATAGTCGTGCATGCATTTCTCAGAATGAAAGAAGTTGGAAAAAGGcccaaatgtttgtttgttcacCAGAATGTGTCTGATGTTTCAGCACATGACAATAATTTTCAAGACAGAGAACTACTTTTGGAGCAGTTGAATGCGATGACGCAGGCTGCAGCCAAAATggaaaagaaggaaaagaaCAAGTGTTTTACTGATGTGATTGAATACAGCACAAAGACAGGAAACTGTTACATTCCAGGACTGTGGAATGGAACCTCTCCGATGGCTCCAGTAAATGTAGTATACAGTGAAGCTGTGTATGAgctgaagaaaaaaatcattcaaattctGAGCAAATGTGAATCATCTGCATATAATATCTTGGAGTTTCAGGAGTGGATAAGGGGTCTTTGGACCGCAGTGAAGTATGAAAACGTCATTTTCAGCTTTAGAAACAGCCTGGTGGCTGATGCATACACGAGACTGTGCACAGAATACAACAAGTGGGAATGGAACTTCAGAAAAGGCATGTACACATGGGTCACAAATGCTCAAACAAGAATTTCAAATTATGGTAAAGTTGCTGCTGAACATGATACAGGAGACACTGGAAAACTTCTGAGTGATTTGAAAAGTGCTGCATACACAGAACTGTCCAAAGGAGGAACTAAACTCCTTCAGAACCTCACACAATACTTCAAACAGACAGATGGCCATGTGAATCTAGTGGAAAAGTATAAAGAAGAGTTTATGACCAGCGCAAAGGTTACTCGGAGGGAGATGGAAAAGTCAATAATAAATCAGCTTACTGCAACTGTTGACAGCCGACAAGGAATGAGGGAGCTGGAAAAAATCAAATAGAACCATACACAAGTAATGGAAGAGAGAGCTGATTGATGTTAAATCCAGGGTTTCCCACTGTTTGTGGCTAAACATCTTTCACTAAACCAACATACCTCACCTGTACAGAGACACTAGCTTTTTGTGTACAACCCTAAaggatggagaaaaaaaaattacgCAAACACTCAGACAATCACAACAATCAGTGAACAATAAAAAGCTAAGAAAAAGCAACTATCATGACACCTACATTGCAGAGATCCTACAAATCATTGATGAGAAAGGGCTCAAATTTGACATAGAGTTTGAAGTTTTACTGAAGAAACACATTTGTGCCAGAGCAGCAGAAGACTTTGAAATAATGCATATTAACTATCTAGATGAAAACAATCCTTACAAGTGTCTGTCTGAACAAGGAAAAAATCCGTACTGATTTCAAAGATGTGTTCTAGACCAGTGCCAAAAGAAAGCAGAGGAATTTGCAGATCAGTTTTTGAGACCTGCTGTTGAAAACTTTGTCAATCGCTCCCTGGGTTATGACATCATTGGTGAAATGCTGACATGTCAACAGTTCAACACAAGGATGTTTTTCCAGTATTCAGTTCTGTTCGATTTGATCTCAGTAAACCAGTTTAAATTCTTCCATCACTACATTGAACACTATGAGGATTATGTGAAACAATGGATAAGTGACCAAATAATTACACACTTTTCATCCAGGGCTTCAGCATGTGACTTTGAGAACCTGTATCTTCAGGCATGTATCAATCACATAAATGTTGCTATCAAAAAGGCTACGACCAAGAAGAACAAAACCTTGAAATGTTTTGTTGGAAAAATCTGTGAGGAACTAAGTGATAAATTAGTTATTTCTCCCAGATGCACTTGGAACTTTCATAATCCTAAACAATGTAGACCAGGACCCATTTGCTTGTTACCTTTTACAAAGTGTAAAGCAAATGGAGAAAGGTTTTCAAGAGAAGTTCCAAACCACAGACATCCAAATCAAACTTCAGAATTGCTCTGTCAACGTTCAGCATGAGCTTTTTGTCAGAGTGACTGGATGTGGTAAACAGTGCCCATTTTGCAAAGCTCCATGTGAAGCAGGAGGAGCAGCCCACACGGAGCATTGGACGTCACTTCATCAGTCAATGGGTCTGGGAGGATGTAGATTTCACGACACAAATAATCTTGTCACAGACATATGCTCCTCTCTTGTAAACTCTGATCTTACATTTGGGAAATATGACAATGGTAATGTATTTTATCACCCTTTCAAGAGATACCAAGACATTTCCCACTGGAAGATTCCTCCAGATAGAAGTCTCGAAGAATCTGACTATTGGAAATATGTCATGGCAAATTTCAATGAAGACTTTGCAAAAGCATACAATGGCCAAGCCTGCAAACATCCCACAAgcttggaaaaaaaatcactaagACTGAGGCTGAAAAAAGCCTCCGAAATCCATTCAAAATGGAATGAgattcaattaaataaaattaggtATATTTCTAATTAGAAATGTTCAACCCCTAATGCACTGTGTTTATAACATATTCTATTCTAATGCAAATTCATGTTTATTACATATTTCTACTGCTACCATGCATCATCTCAAATATGATTCCACTATGAAGTATTGAAGAACACATAAAAAAGCAGTTTATGCTCAGGCACAGGCACAAGGGTCATTgaaagactagaacaggaccaaacaagtctacatcaagactaaactgggctcaaacctgGATGAAATCACAACAAGGATGAAATCACCCTTGTTCTGATTTCATCCAGGTTTCAtcctaaatcaagactaaaccaggacaaaaccagatttAGACACCTCTTGTTCATAAAAACAGCAGCATGGATCAGATCACGATCAAAGACTAATAgagatacaaaacaaaatgatcatATCACCTTGAGAAGATTATTAAAAAGTATCAGTATGTCCAGATTAAATATttcattaactttttttttcttttttatggttttgtgttgtgtctttatAGCCTACATTTTTGAATGTACTTTTGTTAACTGCACATAGGAACAACAGCACATGGGCCTTTTCTATGGTGTATATGTAGGCATGTAATTGTgtttattacaggtgtttacTGTCCATCAGACAGATACATTTGTGTTGACTGTAAATGACCTGGACATCTCCCATTTGAAACATGCAACTGTGTCCTGTGTAATTTGTTTAaacctttaacattttttttgttcctaTTAAAAATCTATATTGTCTACGTGTATTTCATAACACGCATTTCATTCACCTATTCTCATTCCAACACTTCTCTAATGACCAGCCTATTGTAGAGCAGGAGCAGGTGGTGCTGACAATTCAAGTTACTCAAAATAGATACCCCCATCACTCACATACGGATGTGCCACAGGCTAGCAATGTGGGTAAACTATAGAGACTGGctggtgaaaaataaaaattccacCCAAATGGGAATAAAATATAATAGCTATGTTCTTGTGTGCAACAAAAAAGAACTTTCCAAATTCTCTTCATTTCACAGCCTACACACTTTCTCATAATCTGTTAAGCATTCATACATAGGCAAGGtgagtaaagtgtcttgctcaagggcatgACAGCTTTATGCACTTGTCAAAGTCAGAGTGAGAACTGAACAGACAGCATTTGGATTAGTGGGAGAAGCTTTGGGTTTGTGGGTCGATTCCTACTATTAGGCTAagctatatatttttatattgacagctgcagtacatccagaacactgctgctcgggtcctgaatAGAACAAAGAAGTACGAGCCCACTAGGCTTCGTACAATGGGGGACCGAGCCTTCTGTTCAGCTGCACCATGACTCTGGAACTGCCTCCCTGCCCAtctgagagccacacagagcctggacttttttttttttaaagctaatctaaagacctttttatttagaaaagcaaattgttgatgttttttaccATTTAGTAATTAGCATTGGTTTAAATGTTGAACAAGTCTCCCAAAGTagatctctgacatgttagtgccacatgaaccatctcacactctgaggacttcagggaccgacctcctgctggtgcccagagtcaggactaaacatggagaatcagtgtttcagttttatgcagctaaaacctgaaacaatcttcctgaagatgtgagacaggcctctactttgacaatgtttaaatccaggctcaaaacggttgtgtttagctgtgcatatgactgaaaaggtttaattctgcacttttctcctttaatgttatttGTATGATGATTCTTTCTGTTTTGATctgctgtattgtgattttaatgtctttcttattctgtaaagctctttgaatagtgctgtacaaatacacttgccttgcctcaAAACTAGGCCTATTTAAAATTGTGTACAGATATTTTCTAAACTGTGCACAAATCCGAAAGCTGCTCATTTGAATGTACTGATTTATTTCAAACTACAGCTGAACAATATCATTTGGACAGTTTCAGACTTTCCCAGTAGTTTtcaggagagatggagagagaaagtaaaTGGGCGGGGGTGTGTGGGGAGGAGCGCGCTACTTCACCATCCGCGCTACTGCAGTATGTTTGTGAACGCGGAGCCACTCGGgtctactaccaccaccaccatcaccaccaccaccaccaccaccaccactactgctgctgctgctgctgctgctggacgcGAGTGGATCCACCAACCAGAGtgatccctcctctcctcctctctctttttcctcccttTACTCCCCCAGCGCGCAACAACCCGCAACAAGATCTCTCCTCTCCCGGCTTATTACCAGCACCTCAGCCACTCACGGAGGCGCTTGGGTCCTTCTTCTTATCGCTCCCATCTTCCCACCGATCTTTGTTTCAGGATTCCAGGCAGCGGATGCAAGCTTCCCGGTAAGTAGGATGCTTTTCACGTTGTCTTTACGCTTGTTTTCGTCCACCGGCGCGCACTTTGGCATCGTCAACATACAACCTAAACGGGAGTAAAGATTTGgtctattttaaatattttggcaCGAGTGGTTTTGACGCGTACAGGAGCACTTCATCcttatgtttttgttctgtcaGAGCGGGGCGTTGCGTGAGTCTTGTGGACGAGCACAAAGGCACTGTAGCGCGGTGCCAGTTTGGAGACGAGGCGCAGGGTTTTCTTGGATAAAGTAGGATATAGCTGTCTTAACGTCAATTCACTGCAATCCCTGTCAGTTAAACAAAGTCATTTCAGGGATGCACATCACAACGAGGCTTCATTTTCACTGCTGGGTTAAAGCTGTTCAAAATCTCATAGTATTTTTGTATTGCGTTACATTATTAGGctgtttttgcctttttgttCCATTGACTAAGCTCTGAGTGACTGATTCTAAAAAGCTAAATAAAGTCATACACAACTGTTCATTTATAtgtatgggtttcagaatgatgaagatttgggactgttgccatagtgattaacaatttcaaacaaaataggccattacatctccaaaataaagtattaaagtttCCATTTAACAGGACACTGAATCCCAGAAATATACTATAGTatggaaaatgaaaatacacTATGAAGCTAAGACCACCAGAgcactgaagaagcggcttggatgagcagcgaaatgtcttcactcctacaacgttttgtccagttgacagatttgaacttggtcttttgctttggatcagacctggacgactgagggattacacagactaagACGAGAGGAACACCAAACGCCATATTCAGCATGCATTATTTATAAAGTTAGTCCTGCTGCACCTCCCACTACCACTGTCAGCTCTTTGCCTCTGCTCAGTTCTCTGCCAAACTGTGTACGGCTGAACGATTTTAGGGAAAAATATCTTTAATTGCAAGTTTTTCtgcgattgtgattagatttgcgatttatgttttaggatccggttcaaagttcacattttaatcacagCCAGAAGAATTGACTAAAAAGACtcacacaagaatcacatttcagaacatgtttgtacagatctaaactacagggttagcagttttttttttacagaatacaacaggagattttgttatttgtggcGAACACTAGGGAACTTAAAGCCTTGTGATTTGGTAATTACATCCTTtcaaatttcaatttgattgtgattaatctctCTGCCAAACTGTTTATCCAGACTGAACATGAGGGATTAGGTCTGGTGATATAGTGATACATATCTAATTGTGATCTGATCcctgtgttataatgctgctatTTTGGTCACATTATGATTAGAGGTGAGAGGTATATTGAAAAAATTGATAATgcaattgttgtttttggagatatgcaaaattagtaGCTCAAGTATATTGTCtataaatataacaataaaatgaacaTGAAGTTAAAAAGCGAGAGTATAATATAAAGTGATTTTTCTTCTGAACATTTGTGGTTAATTTTGTAGTTGATTTGCTTTTTGTGAGTTTAGCACATGTATTGgaataataatgtcttaaaaTAATTGCGATAATGcaaaaagggggggggggggggaatgcAATTCTATagactcaaacacagacacagtgtaGATAACTTTACTACTTAAAGtgctcatattatgctattttctgatctgttataatgttgtttcctcatcacaaacagacctggagttgtgttttgtttcattcacacatgtttaacacacaagttctgagttctctcaaacagaaaacactctgttccaccttgtgatgtcatctggtaatacaggaagtgccactaaactttatacactttcactagaatcatttggttgatttcagcCTGTGAAcagtatacaaatatattacattgcTTACAAAATCTTCTGTTTCCCATATAACAGTGTCATTTCTTGTAACCACAGAAAACTCAGACATACCATTACATTTTAGCCAAGGTCACATTTCGCACTTTTTCACAATTGCTTCTTTCGTACATGCTGCATGACACCCGCTCTGCAAGGATTTAAAACACTGGTGTAATCTCAATTTTTTAGACTCTGCATAGACTTTGCATTTaattctgctttgaattttgctgtacgCTGCCTCTAACACGAATAAAGATCAATTCCCAAGCCTCTGCGCCTTCATACAACAGGATAGAAACCGACAGAGAAACTTAAAAGAAAGGCGCCAGTCGCTACCTTTGaacctgaaaactactgcttcatgacatcacaagagggagcagaggatttagagttttggagatataaacagactaataataaagggttactcaatgtgtgaatgaaacaaaatacaactccatgtTTATTTTGGGGAGGCTTATTGGCCCTTTAATAACATATATAAAGATGCCAGCAGCTTGAGTTGtaataacatttaaattattatcCTTGCtctatattattttttggcatATGGAGGCTGCTGCAAAGTCAAGTTTATTACATTgtctgagcaaaaaaaaaaaagatcagggGGTTAGAAATATCTCATTGTCCCCCAGGCGTCCGACATGCAGTGAAGAATTTCATCTTATTGATTTGTGGATTGTTTGCATTCTTCCCAGGACTCCAGGGTCAAAAGTCAATAATCTCTTTCCGTTTCTATGTTTACCAACTTAAAGTCAGAAGAGGTAAGAGATCGGTAtatcaaaaaatgaataatattgcAGTTGTTGTTTGGAAATGTAGGATAtgcaaaattataacatcaagTATATTGactttaaaggagacattttGCTAAATCCAGTTTCCCTTTCATTGATCcacttaaagttgtatttagaattattcatgcgtgtttgagtaattcctGCATTCAAAAATACCTCAATTGGACTCTGCAATTTTCTATCCCGGAAATCATCAGACTACAATAtgctccacaggtgtcatagattacaactggagacaaaaacacaatatgtctACTTAAAACTATGAACAATGACctcaaaaagaaacagaaacttGCAGTGTAATTTCCCAAACTAGTGCAAAccgcagactgtataaagaaatggactaaatgatactaagtggactaagtgattcataatctttttacattttgatctttttacattttgtgcaatacatGATGACTGCACTGTCAAAATATAATCTAAATATTGTTATCGAgtgaatgcaaaaaaaaaaaaaaaaaaggttaaaaaaaagttacatttacaaaataatCAGCGTGactattttaaacataaatacttTAAATGAAGTGAAACATGCTCATTGCCTCATTGCAATGACACTGGCTTAGTAGATCATCACATGACTTGATTATCCCCCATATAAGCGTATTACTTTAGGTCACACAGTCTTTTCATGTTATATAATGGAGATTCTCATTTCATACACTATCTGGTTAAACAGGTATTGGTTAAAGTCTTCATTTAAGACATAtattaatgtatatttttattctgtaaagcactttgaattactttgtgtacgaattgtgctttacaaataaacttgccttgccacatAATTGTTTAAGAAGTCAACTGaactgatctctgttataatgtttcttcatcacaaacatacctgttgagttttgttttgtttcactcacacttgtttaacacacaaaccctgcatatttaggagttatcaaacagaaaacactctgattCACCTCgtcatgtcatgtggtgatacaggaagtgcttcactgtgtttttaaactccatacaccttcacgagaatcatttggatgtttcAGTCCTGCGATTGCCCATCTCTACAGAACCAATGGTAACGGCAGCTGTTAACtaagctaccacttcatgacatcacaaggtggaacagagaattttggagatgtagaagactaataataaagagttactcaaacatgtgtgaatgaaacaaaacacaactcctggtatgtttttgatgaggtaacaacattataacatggcttaaagctcagaagagtccatTTTACACACTATAGGATCTTTAACCCAGAACATAAAGGTTGCCCAGTGTAGCACCACCCGTTTATTTCTAAAGaggtcaggtcagatctgtggagggtaATCCCCACtaacagtaagaattcatgtttttcaaggtgttgttattttattttatttttttaacaataaaacctCCTCTGTTTGAAAGATGGCTGAGTTTAAtattgtactgtggaacattatggacaaagcaataacatctccttggagactgCAGCTGTTGCCATCCACATTGTGCACTTTTATTAAGGCAAGTGTATGGTCTCAACTATGCACAATCATTTTTTAGACTTATATTGAAGGCTATTAAAACAcgcttaaaaacatgaaaaccagaattagttcattttaaacggtttgcagtagtcttaagttattcctcgcttaccttaacatagacttattttgaacAAGCTTGTTTATGTGACGTACTTTTGTCTGCTCTCTCCCCAGCAGCTGTAGCAGTGGGAGCAGATGTTTTGAGCAgcgcagccaatcacagctttCCTCCAGTGCCTGATGCTAAAAGCTCCACACTCACCAGAAGGCATCAGGCTCCAGATTACCACTGGATTTAACACATGGACTCGCACTTTCACTTCCACTGTTCATTCAAGCATTCAAGCACCGCAAACTCATCCATCTGACCGCTGCTGACCACACTGATAtcatggaagaggaggaggagccaacCGAGGAATTCAATTAACACCGCCCCTCCCCCTGGCGCTCTCTTAGCCGTATAGATCCAATGGTTATGGATTAAACGAAGGCCTATACAGAAATAAGAGTGTAGTTACTATGGATACAAGTTCTCTATTAAATCAGCTAAGGAAGAATACTGCTTAATACGTCAAATATATTTTGGCTGTTGCGACACCTATCTATGGacagaatgatgaaaatgtaGGAGCGTTTAAAACCAAATATTCTGTCTTTTGAATAGGAAAAAGTGTTGCTGAAATACTGAAATTCATGAATATTATCTGATAAGCTCATAAGACGATGTGATGACATTATTTTTGCTATGTAAATCACAGTCAAATCAGATATTTTCAAAGTCTAATATAAAATTATTGATTGTTCATTAATTGCTATATCTACATGGCCATTATTTGATCAAACAAGTTTCATAAAATTTCTATTTACAATCAAAATTATCCACAAATGCGATACTTGTCCATCTACACGTATCTTTCCTAAATGACACATCAACCAATTCTTAATCCCACATACAATTTAAGATATTTTCGATAAATCAGTTACAAAATGGCGAGACAAGACGCCCCCTTGTTCCTACACGGTTTCGACCTTAGTGGTAACTTCACCGACCTCCGACCTCTGGGCACTGGGGTCACCGGTCTGGTCCTGTCCGCGCATGACCAGAGGAGCGGACAGAAGGTGGCCATAAAGAAGCTGTTGATGAGGGACGCGGTGTCGGTGAAGCACGCGCTGAGGGAGGTGAAGATAACCAGGAGACTGCACCATGAGAACGTGGTGAGGGTTTATGAAGTCCTGGCCCCACACGGACACCCTCTGCCCCAGGACCCCCGGCAGCTCAGCGCACTCTACATCATCCAGGAGTGTATGGAGACGGACCTGGCTAGACTGCTGGAGCAAGGGCCCTTACCCACAGGTAGGCGGGACAAATGCATGAGTACAAAGGGGACATGTTATGTAAAgtcaacttttatgagcttttaccTTGTTCGTCaaatttagtcacatttttatatagcattttttcaccttcaagacactcaaaactctttacatcaaggaacgactcacccattcacacgcattCATAAACCAGTGTACAAAGACACTATTTATATCGAGAGTttgatttgaaccaccaaccttcagataagTAGAAAAACACTCTATCAACAGAGCTACTGtcgccattttatttatttttatcaatatgGAGGAAAGAAATCGTGATACATTTTGTGATATCACCCAGCTCCTCTGCTgcttgacataaaaaaaaaaaagtagtttatttgtttactttaaaatgtcaaGTGCCCACACCTACCACATGCCAAATTATGTATAAGCTTTGTTGCAGTTTCAtggattcattcattcaatacTGGTGTCAATACCATGAGTAATATAATTAGTGAAACAtaactaagtaaaagtagtaaagtactgcaatTAGTAGGTATATGTCCTTCACTTTGGTCAGTTTTGTAGTGGATAGTGTTTACGTGCCCAAAGACACAGTGAtagcattcatctttgggagtcagtggatctgaccagtCTATCTatgatgtttcttttatttattatctctTTTATGTCAAGAgaaggatttgaactgccaacctttggatcaatggATGAACACTTACTACCAACTGGGATACTGTTACGATGGAGTTTTTAACCACCATAGCCCACCCCTAATTTAGCAAATCAACTACACTCTACtattcttattttaaaatggttgtCTGTGTCTTTTAGAAACTGATCGTAGATATGGCAAACATGTATATGAACATTGTCTTTGAGTCAGATAAAAGTTAGCAGCATTTCTGAGGTTGATCAATAGGAGGAGACAGTGGGAAAATACTTCTTTGTTTGAACACAGAGCCAGAATATAGTGATTTATGTAAATAACATATTGTCTAAGGAATGAGATCATCACTAAgactgcatatttttcaaggtgtACAAACTCTtctatttgaataaatgcaagatagctCAGTTTAATCCCattgctgtggaacattacagacaaagcaataacatctccatggagactgcagCTGTTGCAATCCACATACTGCAGTTTTAATAAGGCAAATGTGGACTCAACTATTGGTGGATTTTATGTCTAGATGTTTCAAATACAGTGAATCTCACATAGACTTAAACTGCCCTATGCCCTCAAACCTCAAATTATGGCACGACCAGCTTGTAACGTAGGCTATAGGCGCTGTACCggacttttactgtttttaaacgCTTTGCTGTAGTCTAGTTATTCCTCTATTCATTTTTTATCGTAATCACCATATTGTCCATCCTTACATTCAGTGATTACTTTTTCTTAATACGTGATTGCTGTGGTCGCCAGGTCA encodes:
- the LOC117376658 gene encoding LOW QUALITY PROTEIN: up-regulator of cell proliferation-like (The sequence of the model RefSeq protein was modified relative to this genomic sequence to represent the inferred CDS: inserted 3 bases in 2 codons; deleted 1 base in 1 codon; substituted 2 bases at 2 genomic stop codons), producing the protein MAGLCDSDTLEVEDEDAPCEFYDCMSSLSPVSETAPVFLKTDDSSDNQDLYLAGTCLEHLLEDLGLEQQYKDKLSLSIDEKSITDTSAGSVRNMAWNFLTRLMMVNVKARNVKVKASHSCDVASEETRFNIDALLAGPTSGSTLNPLDIITAFFLCSDGFVRQELTLKMSMCEFAVPLLLPNPDTKQCTMMLWALRDIVKKYRPKSLLESKGFIEEHIVHSAFPMVSFVRLGKKXSLSKSEILNKVLSSPQQYHDTFVHHNLECGDCPTKISDGIVEISWYLPCENKNTDIFSEPVTVANLCGDSESSIPQFLFLCETSCAVFVFCDKVDKAYSMLHHKSKASVFLVSNSESKKFKAEDLKRLATNLKMYNNIMIKSQSVNDADFVTMLQGKIRSVIDKAKSKMQIMEEMADVARNLGIRVDEDCPECQNAKKNADAITSEIHDTFEYKETQFLLQGQIWKELTSLEKEECRPQNDGSKNIKEYKNLLQEQKHILRQKQISSTISKSMSRFVIAISSRGIERCYFLKWMRLNLDNLSRKKLSGLXEQYKEESKESKNKEVIQDLDRQLSGSSLGIEHFFREMGQIYEASLSLTEDHPRHLQSQHLPRLCTELLLEGLPLXLVDGDVSNFPLRWVSDVLSELHQLVSCKSRILVVTVLGVQSTGKSXLLNTMFGVQFAVSSGRCTRRAFMLLIRVSEEVKKILMIIDTEGLKSPKLAKLDNSYEHDNELTTLVVGLSDITLVNIAMENYTEMKDILQIVVHAFLRMKEVGKRPKCLFVHQNVSDVSAHDNNFQDRELLLEQLNAMTQAAAKMEKKEKNKCFTDVIEYSTKTGNCYIPGLWNGTSPMAPVNVVYSEAVYELKKKIIQILSKCESSAYNILEFQEWIRGLWTAVKYENVIFSFRNSLVADAYTRLCTEYNKWEWNFRKGMYTWVTNAQTRISNYGKVAAEHDTGDTGKLLSDLKSAAYTELSKGGTKLLQNLTQYFKQTDGHVNLVEKYKEEFMTSAKVTRREMEKSIINQLTATVDSRQGMRELEKIK